TCGGTGATCTCGACGAGGAAGGCCGAGCCCTGCTTGCCGACGACCTCGCCGGTCTGACCGGAGAAACGCGGGTGGAACCGACCCTTCGCGACCGACGGGTCGATCTTGAGGTGGACCTTCTGGCCCTCCTCGAAGTCCTGGATCGCGCGCTGCGGCGGGGAGGTACCGCGCTCTCGGGGGTGGTTCTTGAGTTTGTTGCGTGTCTTCTTGAGGGGTCCGTGCGAGTTCGGCATAGTCGTACGCCCCTCTTGTCCCGTCGCCATTATAAAACGCACGTTGTTCGCTCGCCCCCGTTCCCGGCCGTCTCGCTGGGTATCGGGCCGTCGGGCCGACCGGCAACGTCACCCAGGGGTTGGGAAGACCTTATACAGAATGGAACACTCGACTGGAAAGTTCTTTATACTGTGTCCAATCAGTTGCTATCGGGTTCAAAATATGGATGTTCGTAGTCGTAATCTGGAAAATAGTATCGGGACGACCAACAGCACCACTGGTGACTTCGACGAGTGGCCAGCCGCGGACGGGACCGGCGCGTCCGGGTTCCACGACCGCACCGGCCGCACGGTCGGCCTCGCCCGCCGTGACGAGCTGACGACCGAGGACGTCAAG
This window of the Haloarchaeobius amylolyticus genome carries:
- a CDS encoding 50S ribosomal protein L21e translates to MPNSHGPLKKTRNKLKNHPRERGTSPPQRAIQDFEEGQKVHLKIDPSVAKGRFHPRFSGQTGEVVGKQGSAFLVEITDGGKKKKLIAAPAHLKAQQ